The genomic window TTTCAGCTCCTGGAGGAAGGTGGACGATTCTGTGAGCTTTCTCTGCCGCTCTTCGAGTTGCTGGGTTTTCACTCGATAGTAATCCCTCAGATACTGGGTTTTCTGGTAGATCTGCTGATCGAGGGTCAACGCCCGCTCCTCGTTTCCCGCTTCCTGTGCCTGAAGTTTCTGCTCCTGGAGGGCCTTTATTTCGGCGGTAAGTCGGTTCACCTCCTCCTGGATCTCTGTCTTGAAACGTTCTATCTCTCTCACCGCCGAAGAGTTTCGGAAAAAGGCCATCGCCACCCTGTTGATGTCGACCACGGCCACTGTGATGAGCTCCTCTCCAGGGGCGATCGTGCTTCCGAGTAAGAGAAGTCCTGTCACGAAGATGAGTATACGCTTCATGGGTCCCTCCCGCTCTAATAGAGGTCATATCCGATGGTAAACACGAAATCCAGACCCAGCGAGTCGGGGAACAGACTCCCCTCCTGCCATTCTATCTTGTCGTCCACCACCTTGAAACGCTTGGCTATGTAGAACCGGAGAGGGAACTGAGGGATGACGAACCGGATCCCTCCTCCTACCCCGAACCGGTAGTTTTCCAGGGGAATGTCCCAAGGAGCCGTCACATCCACCGAAAACGCGGGAAAATCGAAATAGAAGTCCCACCACATGATCTGTTCGATAAGGGGCATTCGGAGCTCTATCCAGTTGTCCCAGAGGGTCCTCCCCCCTCCGATGGGTTCTCTTGGCCATCCTCTCCCCACAAAGAAACCGTCGACATAGAGTTGATCCAAAGAAGTGGCTTGATAGGTGGCACCTTCAGGAACCCAGAACTGGTCCAGGTTATACGTGAGCCTCGTGTGAGCGGCGAGCACCCACTTGAAGTTCCAATTCTCGGCTACGGGAATGTCGAAGAGGGTGAGATACCCTTCCATCTTTGTGGTAGGCTGGATATAGTGACGGCTTCCCCCCAGGAACCCTCCCACGAAGAGGAGCTGTTGGCTGAGATAGTATCCCGAGCTGGGACTGTAGAAGATATCCCGCGTATCGAGAGAGACTCCGAGGTTCCATTTGTTGACAAACAACCACTTCCCTCTGTTTTCCCGCGTCGTGGGGTCGAAAGGACGATATCTGCTCGCATCGTAGTCGAGAGTGGTGAGTGAAGTGGAAAAGTAGGTACTGGGAGTGAGTCTCCCCACAGGTGTATAAAAACGGTATCCCGTATTGATTCCGAAAGAGATCGCCCATGTTTCGTAGCTCATGAGATATTCTTCAGGTATATTGAAGCCGTTTCTCCGTGCGTACTCGTAATCGGTTATCACGTCTCCGGCGTCGATCTGTTCCTGGGAAGGGTTGGGCACGATCTCTCCAGTCTCCGCATCCACCCATTGCCCTGTATAGAGGCCATTGTCAGGAACGGCGTTGTCCTCATTCCCGGTGAAGATTATCCCATCTATAGCAGTGTCCTGGGGAATTGTCTTCCCGGTATCCTTGTGAGAGATGCTCAAACTCACTCCACCCGTCCACCGTTTCCCGAAAAGCCATCTGTCAGTGTAGTTGAATCCGAGGGTTTGTTCATTTGGTGCCGCCGTCAGGTTCACACCGAAGTCGAGCCCATAGCCCAGGAAGTTCTGATCACTCCAGGCCACGGTCGCCGCTACAGGGAAATCGCTGCTCCCCCCGAAGTTCACCCCGAACTGGATATTGGCGGTGGGCGCTTCCTCGACATTGATCACCAGGTTCATGAGCCCCTCGGTGCTTCCGGCAGGGGTTTCGGGGGCGATGGAGGTGAAATATTGGAGATTATAGAGATTGCGCAGACCTTCTACGATCTTGGTCTTGCTGAAGACGTCCCCTTCTTCTATGGGGAGCTCCCGGAGGATCACGAAGTCCTTGGTCTTGGTGTTTCCCCTGAGGATGATGTTCTCTATGTGCGCCCGCCCGCGTTCCTCTATCATCACGTGGTAGGAGACGAGATGCTGTTCGGAGTCCTTCTCTTCCCTGAGGTCGATCCGGTTGAAGATGTAGCCGTTCTCGTAGTAAAGGTCGAGGAGCTTCTGGTAATCCCGGCTGAAGGCGGTGCGGTCGAAGATATCTCCTTCTTCGAGAGAGAAAAGCTCCCGGAGCCGTTCGGTGGAAAAGATCTTGTTGCCTTCGAAAGTGATTCCTCCGAACCGGTACTGTTCCCCTTCCGAGAGATAGATGGTGATGTGGAGGTAGTGACGATCCCCCTCTATCTCCTCGGTCTTTTCCACGTGGGTGATCCGTGCGTCGATATAGCCGCGTTGGGCGTAGTAGTCTTCGATCTTCCTGAGATCCTCCTGGAATGTCTGTTCGTTGTATACTCCACTCACGAGGAACCCTTGTGGTTTGGTCTTCATGAGTCCCCGGAGCGTCTTTTCAGGATAAAGCAGGTTGCCCGAGAAGGTGATGGACCTCACGATGATCTGGGGACCTTCCGAGATCACGAAGACCACCTCGGTCCCCCGGTCCCCTTCCCGCAGGACTCCTTCCACGGAGGCCTCGGGAAAACCTTTCTCATGATAGAGCTCTATGATGGCACGCTCGTCGGCTCTGAGTTTCGCCTGGGTGACCATGTCGCCCCGTTTCAGGAGTATGGTGTCGAGGAGTTCCGAGTCCCTGACCCTCTGATTCCCTTCGAAGGTGATCCGATCCACAGAAGGGAATTCTTTCACCTCGAAGTGGATGATCACCGCTGAGTAGTTTTCATCGGCGGGTTGTGCGCTGGGGATGATTTCATCGAAATATTCCAGGGCGTAGAGCTTGCTCTGGATCTCCCAGAACAAATCGTTGGTGAAGATCTTCCCCACATAGGGCCTGAGAATCCCCCGGATCTCGTTTTCAGACACGGCCGAGAGCCCTGAGAACGAGAACTCTTTTATCGGTTTGCCGAGATACCAATCGGGAGGAGGTTCTTGAGTGAAGAGCGGAAGAGAGATCACTACCGACAGGAGGAGGATGATAAAACGACGCGTTACTCTCATGAACACTCCTTTCCTCATGCTAATAAGTAAATCGCCACTTCAAAGAAATCGTCTGATCGGGGATGAAGAGTTCTTCCGGATGCTCGGGAGCGAACTTCCAGGAGAGGAGGAAGAACGGAGTATCCCATTCAACCGTCACCTCTACATTCACCTCGAACCCTCCGAAGCTTCGAACCTCCGAAGCGAGGGGGTTCTCCGCTGCAATCTGGAAGAGGGATTCCAGAAACACATCGGAGCCAAGATACTTCCCCACCAGGATAGTGGTATTGTCGAGATACTTTCCAAGAGATGGCGATTGCCTGTCAAGAGGGTACTCAGGGGACTGGAGGGCGCTCTCGAGAACGTTCTGGAAGAGGTGTGTCCGTACCGAAAAGACGTCCAGCCCGAAGGTCTTCTTCACCGAGGTCTCGAACTCCCTCATGAGGGCGAACTGGCTCACGAGGTCGGTGGTGAGTCCTACGAGGGAGACCGGACTGAGGAATCCCTCGGCGAACTCCTCGTTGAACCGCTGACCGAGTACGATGTTGAGATCCTCAGGAGGAAGCGGAGGATCCGACTCGAAACGGGGTGAGAACTGGGAGAGCGGGGTGTTGTAGGAGACGAGATAAATCCTTATGGGGTCTCCCTTGTAGAAGTCCCTCATCTCGGCTCGAACGGTGATCCGGGGATCGAATTTGTCCTGGTTTTCCTGAAAGAGGATGCTGCCTTCCCTCACATAGAAGCTTCGTTCGAAGTAGAAGACTTCCCCCCCCCGCAATCCGATATTCCCCTCCAGGGAGAAGCTCCCCTCACCCCCGTGGGCGGTGTACCGGAGTCTTTCCCCGGTATCGGCATAGAGTCGGAGGATCGGCAGGGTCCTCGTGGGCCACACGAACTGCACATCGGGACCCGATTGGATTCGGAGATCTATCTCGAGGGGAACGGGTTCCCCTTTTCCCGGGGCCTCAGTCCTCCTTTGAGCAAGTGTCACCACCGTGGACTCGGCCAAGATATCTCCAGCGATGGAGAGGTACTGGGGGGTCTGTTCGATGGTCACGAACCCTGCCGCATAGCCGTCTACCTGAAGGGTTCCGAAATCGTAGAGGATGTGGAGTCTGTTGGGGGAAAGGGTGGCGATGGAGATCTGGAAGAACGGGAGACTCCATGCCTCTCTCGTGAAAGCACCCGAGAGGATCACGGTGGCGTCTCCTGCAGTGATTCTAGAGGGGAGGATCTGGAATCCTTCTCCCTGGAACTCCAACTCCAGACGTTCGGACGAGATTTCTTCGGGTACGAGGAAGAACACACCCCTGAGGTCTCTGCCCTCGAGGTTCCCCGTGAGGGTCGGATCTCGGGGGTCTCCCTCGAGGGAAACCTCACCGGTGAGGATTCCCTCGCGAATCCTCACCACGCCCAGATCGAAGAGCGGTTGAAACGATTTCACGTCGATTCGCGAGAATGCCAGGGTGAGTGAAAGATGCTCTTCACGGATCGTTCCTTTGATACTCCCCTGCAGAGGAAGGGGTGAACTGAAACTCGCATCGAGTGTTCCTTCCTCGAAGGAAAAGGCAAGGCTCGCTGCGTTCGACGGACCGCCTCTGAGCGTGACACCCGCACGCGTATAGGCGAACAGGAACCTCCAGACGGGTTGTCCCTCTACGAGTGAGACCTTGTGTAGGACGAGCGACCCGGTACAGGAGAGTGAAGGAAGAGAGTGGAGGAAGAGGGAGAGATCTTCGTACCGCTGTTCCACCGTACCGTACAGACTCACCGGAGTGCTCTGTGTCGTCCTGCCTACTGCGAGAGAGAGATCCGTTTCCCCTCTGAAGGTGCCCGAGGAAAGATCGTAGGTCAGATGGAAACCGCTGAGGCGGTGCTGCGCGAGGAGGAGTTCCGAGAGAGAGATGCTCATGGTGGAGGAGCGTTTCTCGAAAGATCCGTTTGCGGCCAGCGGGATGCCGTTGATACTCCCTTCTATCAAAGTGACCGTTCCTTCGAGATCTGGATCGTTCCAGGGCCCCTCGAGGTTTACGGTGGCGGTCAGTCTTCCCCGTGCCTTCTCCCGTGTCCACCTCCCGAGCGGGGCCTCTCTTGCGTGCACGGTGAGGTCGATACGTGAAGAGGAGATGTCTGCCTGAAGGCCGTAGCGTTCCCTGCTCGTCTTCGATTGCAGGACGATCTCTCCTGCCAACCGTCGGCGGGAGAGGAGTCCCTCCAGACCCTCGGGCAGGACCAGGCTCATACTTCCTTCGAGATTGGAGTACGAATCGCCGTAGGAAAGATCGAAGGCTTCGATTCCCGATGGATCGATGGCAATGCGGCCGCTCAGATTCCCTCGAACAGAGGGCAGGAGAAAGAGATCAGTCACCCTCAGATAGGGGACGTAGATCCACCACTCCTCTGCGGTGTGGAACTCGCCCGAGAGGTCGACACTCACCTGCGGAGGGGACTGACCGGGCATCATCGGCAGAGGAAGAGTTCGCGTCTTCCCTCGGAAGACCCATCTGCCCTCTTTCTCCTCCAGGAGAAACGTCAGATTGTCTCCCGACAGGGAGAACCTGTTCTCCCGTAGGATACCCGAGAACCGATAGAGGATATTCTCGACCAACAACTCGCCGGAGAATCTCTGTGTATCCCGAAGCATCAGGGAGAAGGTCCCTTGGAAGGGCACGGTATAGAGGGTGCCCGAGGAAGAAAGGGAGAGCTGATCGGGGGTGAGAGAGAGGGAGAGGGATGCATCCGCCTCCTCAGAGATCGAGAGTACGATGTCCTCCATGCTGGAGACACGATATCGTGACGCGTCGAAATCGAATTCGAGCGCGCCTCTGATGGTGGCCTGCTCGGGGATGAGCGGATGCCACCGTCGTTGCGATCCGGAGAGGGCGAGGGTGAGATCGGACAAGGAGAGATCGCGGAAGAGGAGGAGTCCCTGCCCTCTGAGGGACGACGGACCGGAGGTCGGGAAGAGGTGGGTTTCCCCATAGACATACCCCTCACCTTTCCGGGGGAGGAGGAGCACGTTGAGCGCGTATTCCTGTCGTACGATATCCCCTTCAAAAGAGAGCTCTGCTCTCGAGAGCTCGAATCCCCCCCATGACGCGTCTCCGGAAAAGGCATACCCTTTTATCGCCTCCTTCGATCCCGAGATGTTCACATTGAATCGTCCGCTCATGCGCTCGAACGACGACATCCCCGGAGGTCGGGCCTCCGATATGTGCAACCTGCCCTGGAATGAGAAGGGATGGATGTCGACCAGTCCTTCCATGGAGGCCCTGCCGTATCGGGTGAAGGCAGTAAGATAATCCAGGTGAATCCGGGAATTCTCCCCATCGAGCGAAAAGGCTATCGAATGGAGATCCTTCGAGAGGAACGAAGCCGAACCGCTTCCCGTATAGCGGAGAGTGCGGGAGGGGAGATGATATGAGATTTGAAGGTGGGTCGAATACGTGGCCTCGAGGAAAAATTTCAGATTCGCGGGCATGCTCTCGAGGAGAGATCCCCTGAGTTGGGAGCTCGGTTGAAAGTCCTCGGTGAGCACCATGACGTTGAGTGTGGAGGACGACCATTCATATTCTCCAAGGAGGTCGTATGGGACCGATGCCTGGAGGTTCTGGAAGGAGATGGCGTCGTTTTTTATGGACAACAGAAACCGTTGGGTGGAGAGTTCCATCCTGGTTCCCTGCAACGAGCAGGAAAGCTCCATCTCCATGCTCGGTATGTCCGGGGAAAACGTGCCCCTCGCCCGTATCGGTACGAAGAAGGTCCTCTCCGGGAGTACTCCCTCGTAGTATGCGGCGGTCTCATGAGAGACGTCCAAGAAGAGGGAAGCGCTCAGCGAGTATCGTGCGGATCCATCGTTGCCGGGAGCGATGTCGACACGAAGGTCCCGACCCATGATACGAGACTGGTCAGGGAGTACCATCTGAAAGGTCCCACGACGGATGAGGACCTCGGAAGGTAGTGAAGAGAGTACTCGTTGGAGGGAAAGAGAAGAGGTGAGCCTGGAATGAGACGAGGCAGCATCCTCCGTGGGAGGTGTTTCGCCTGCATTCCAGAACACATGGACATCGGTGAGCTCGATTTTCTTCACCAGGGAGGAGACGTCCCCTCTGAGCAGGGCGAGCGCACTATAGGTGAGTACCCCCTCTCCCACGTATACGACGAACCTCTCTTGGGGGTCTCTCAATTCCACATGTTTGATTTTCACGAAAGGAAAGATGTAGGGCTCGATCGCGCCATAGGAGACTTCGATATCCCATCGGGATTCAAAGTCGTGCACGACCTGGGTGACGAGAAATTGGAGACTTGGTGTTGCACTGTGCCTGAGGGTTAACGAAACTGCCCACGACAGCACAAGAAAGGAGGTCACAAAAATGAGGAGCAGAAACGATGAGGGCAGTCGCTTCGTCATGTCCGTTGTATCACTCCGGGAAATTGCGCTTCGCTTGTTTATCGTATAAATTCTATCACATGTCATCTCGTAAAAAAAGCAGCGGCAGGACGATCCTTTCCCGTTTCGTCGTGTTCGAGGGTATAGACGGTGCGGGAACCACGACACAACTCGGCAAGGTGGCTTCCTCCCTGAAGGGACGTGGTCACACCCTGTGGGAGACACGGGAACCGACCGACGGTCCTGTGGGGACTTTCATCCGGGAATGTCTTGCGAGCGGTCTCTCCTTCCCTGCTTCCGTCTATGCGTACCTGTTCGCCGCTGATCGAGATCTTCACGTCTTCGGAGAAGACGGGGTCATGGTTCGGGTGGGACGGGGGGAAATCGTACTCTGCGACAGGTATCTCCACTCCTCGCTCGCCTATCAGAGCGATTCCGCTCACACGAGGGAATTGGTAGAGGATCTCAATCGCAGGTTCCCGCTCCCGGAGGTGGTGATCTATCTGGATACGCCCGTGGAGGAATGTCTCAGACGTCTTTCCTCGAGACCCCGGAAGGATCTTTTCGAGCAACGGGAGGTGCTCATGAACGTGGCTTCCCGATACAGAGAGGTGCTCCGGACATACGAAGCAGAAGGTGGCAAGGTTCTCTATGTGGATGGCACACAGCCGCCGGATCTCATCTTCCGGGAGATCTTGAAGTTTTTGGAAAGAACACTCGATATCTAACTTAGAGTAAGGTATGAAGCAAGGCCGGCATAGGACGGTGGTTTCTCTCCTCCTCTTTCTCGTGAGCATCCTTCCCCTCCACGGGTACAAGGTGCTCTACGCTGAACAATGGTACCGGCTCTTTCACCTCCACTTCTATCAATACCCGGAACGGTGCGCCGAGAATATCTACTATCTCGAGCAGGCCTTGCGGGCAGACTTCGCCAATCCTCTGAATGCCCTTGCGAGGATCGGGAATCCCACCGAATGGGAGTACTACCGCTACCTCTTCTCCATGCACGTGAGTCTCAAGCTTGTGGAGCAATACCTCCTCTGGGGCTCCAAATACGACAAGCAGGTTGCCTATTTCTACAACGCTCCGTGGAAAGAACAGAATCTCGAGAGTCTGGACAAGGCCGAGGCCCTCTATCGGTACGCACTGGTATACTGGGAAGAAGCGAGGAGATGGGCGGAAAAGGCGGAGCCCTTATCGTATCTCTTCCTTCCCGAGATACAGTACTGGGCCGATGAGCGGGCCAGGATAGCGAACGGGGAACTCGATTACCGACAGATCATCGGCGAGCATCTCGCCCGCCTCCAATCGGTACGCGAGGCCTTCCTCGCCATGGACGAGGATACCTACTGAGACCCTAGATGATGAGCATGGCGTCGCCATAGGAAAAGAATCGATAGCGGTGCTCTATCGCCTTCCTGTAGGCTTCAAGAAGGAGGTCCTTGCCAAGGAAGGCAGAGACCAGAAGGACCAGGGAAGAGCCAGGGGTGTGGAAATTGGTGAAGAGTCGGTCGATCACTCTGAAAGTATACCCTGGATAGATGTAGAGCGAGGTTTCTTGCCATCCACGCTTGAGTCTCCCATGCTCCCAGGCGGACTCGAGCGCTCTTGTCGTTGTCGTCCCCACTGCGCACACAGGGATGTGCTGGCTCTTTGCGCCCTCTATGACCCGTGCGGTTTCTTCTGGGATATAGAACCTCTCCTTATGCATTCTGTGCTCCTCCACGTTTTCGGTCCTCACGGGCTGGAAGGTACCCAGTCCCACGTGGAGGGTGAGGAAGGTTACGGTGTGACGCGATTTCAATTCATCCATCAAAGCAGGGGTGAAGTGGAGTCCCGCAGTGGGGGCGGCCGCTGATCCCGGGTGCCGGGCGAAGACCGTCTGGTATCGTTCCTCATCCTCAGGGAGGTCCGATCGTTTGATATACGGAGGAAGAGGGACGTGGCCATGTCGATCGAGATAGACCTCGTCGATGGGGGGAGAGATGCGGACAAGACGAAGCCCCTCCTCCATGCCTACGATTTCCGCTTCCCGTCCACCAGGAAGCTCGTAGACCACACCTGGCCGTTGTCGTCTGGCCCGTGAAACCACCGCCTTCCACAGAGAGGGCTCGACTTCCTCGAGGAGGAGGATCTCGACCTTTCCTCCGGAATCCCTCCTCGTGGCCAGGAGGCGACTCTTTCTCACCCGGGTATCGTTGAATACCAGGCATGAGGGAGGAAGTATCCAGGGAAGCTCCCTCACGTGCGCGTGTTCGATCCGTCCCGTTTCCCTGTGGACCACCATGAGGCGGGCATCTTCCCTTCGCTGAGCCGGGTGCTGGGCGATGAGCTCTTCAGGAAGATCAAAATAGAAGTCTTTGAGTTTCATCGTCGCTGTCTTTTCCTCTGGGCTGGATGTTGAGATGGTCATATCCTCGAGGCGTGACTATGCGTCCACGAGGGGTCCTCTGGAGGAAACCGCACTGAATCAAGTAGGGCTCATAGAAGTCCTCGAGAGTATCTACACTCTCTCCAAGGGCGATGGCGAGGGATTCCGCACCTACCGGGCCTCCGTCGAACTTCGTGATGATGGTGTCGAGTATGCGCCTGTCGTGTGCCTCGAGACCGGCCTCATCGATGCCCAGGCGATCCATGGTGAGTCGTACGATCTGAGGGGTGATCACGCCTTTCCCGTAGACCTCTGCGAAGTCCCGCGCCCTCCGGAGCATCCTATTGGCGATCCGAGGGGTGCCACGGGAACACGAAGAAAGGAGATCGAATGCGGGTTCTTCCACCTGCAGCCCGAGGATACGGGCGGAGCGGCGGAGAACCTTGATTATGTCCTCTTTTTCATACAAGTTGAAGTGAAATGTTATGCCGAATCGTGAGACAAGGGGCGTCGCCAGTTTCCCGGCCTTGGTCGTGGCCCCCACGAGGGTGAACGGGGGCACGGGTATCCTCACGGTCCGGGCCGAAGGACCTTGGCCTATGATCCAGTCGATGACATAATCCTCCATCGCTACATAGAGCATCTCTTCAATGGCCGGTTTGAGCCTGTGTATCTCGTCGATGAAGAGCACGCTTCGGGGACTGAGAGTGGTGAGTATCCCTGCCAGATCCTTGGGTTTCTCGAGAGCAGGGGCGGACGTGATCCTGAGTTCGACCCCCAACTCGTGGGCGATGATGCTCCCAAGGGTGGTCTTCCCAAGACCGGGCGGCCCACTGAGGAAGACGTGATCGAGAGCTTCCCCACGTTGTCTGGCGGCATGGATGAAGACCCTGAGGTTCTCCTTGATCTCCTCTTTGCCCTGGAACTCCGAAAGAGAGAGAGGACGGAGACGCTCCTCCTGCGCATCCTCCTCCCGTTTCAACGGTGAGAGGGTGTGGTCCATATCCCCATCCTACCCCGTGTCTGAAGGTACGACAAGCCGATCCTCCGGGTCATTCACTCAACCTGATGATCGCTCTTCGCAGTATCTCCTGCTCTTTCCCCTCCACGCCCTCCCCTTCGGACACTTCCCGGATGATATCGGGGAGTACGCGCTCGGCGCGCGCTCTGTCGAACCCCATTTCCACCAAGGCTTCCACGAGTTCTCGATGCGGTCCGGCTTCTTCCGTGTCACCCGTCCCCTGTCTCACGTAACTGCCCTTCAGGGTGAGAAGCAGTTTCTGAGCCGTCTTTTTCCCTATTCCCGGGGTCTTCGCCAGTCGAGCGAGATCCTCTTTCTGAATGATTTCCCGGAAGAGCGGAACCGGGACGGAGGAGATGATCCGCAGCGCCTGTCGGGGCCCGATCCCTTGTACCTTGAGGAGATCCAGAAAGAGCCTGCGCTCCTCCCTCGATGCGAAACCGATCAGGGAAAGGACGTCCTCCCTATGGTAGAGGTACACATGGAGGAGGAGCGAATCCCCGGGGTCGGGGAGCTGCGAGAGAAGACTGCTCGGCACGTCTATCTCCCAGGTGAGTCCCCCGGTTTCGATGAGCACCTTTTCTCCTTCGATGCCCCTATAGACACCACTCAGACTATAGAGCATCTTCTCCCCCCTGGATGGCGAAGGGTGTGCCATGCTGGTGCACGTGGCAGAGTGCGATGGCCAAGGCATCGGAGGCGTGATCCGACATCTTGGTGTCCGGAAGGTCGAGCAGGAGCCTGAGGAAACGTTGGATCTCCGCCTTGTCCGCTCTGCCGTGGCCTACGATGGCTTGTTTCACCATCTGGGGTGCATAGGTATAGACGGGGATGTCCTCCATGGCCGCGGCGAGCGACACCACACCCATGGCCTGGGCCACATAGAAGGCGCTGGTGGTATTACGGGCGAAGAAAAGCTCCTCCATGATGATGGCCTCGGGCGCATACTTCAGGAGGAGCTCCTGCACGTGGCGGAAAATCTTCAGCAACCGTGCGGACTGGGTGTGGCTGGAGGACGTCCTGATGGTACCGGCGACGATGTATTTATGTCCTCGACCGTCGGTCTCTATCACTCCGTAGCCGGTAGTGGCAAGGCCGGGATCGATCCCCAGGTAACGCTTCATTCCACAGTCAGGTCGTCGGGGAGTTCCAGGTTCGTGGAGACCGATTGGACGTCATCGTTGTCCTCGAGCGCCTCGATGAGCTTGAGCACCTTCTCCGCCGTCTCCTTGTCCACGGTGATACGGGCGTCCGGGATGAGGCTGATCTCGGCGGTCTCATATTCGAACCCTTTCTCCGTGAGGCCCTGCTGGACTTCCTCGAAAGACGAGGGGTCGGTGAGCACCTCTATCACCTCCCCGTCGGAGGAGACGTCCTCGGCCCCTGCTTCCAACGCTGCCTCGATGATCTCATCCTCGGTGTATTTCGTCGCATCGAAGGTGATGAGGCCGCGCTTCTTGAAGAGGTAGGACACACACCCGGTTTCTCCCAACGATCCACCGTGCTTGGACAGGATGTGCCTCACCTCCGAGGCCGTGCGGTTCTTGTTGTCGGT from Spirochaeta thermophila DSM 6192 includes these protein-coding regions:
- the ruvB gene encoding Holliday junction branch migration DNA helicase RuvB, with the protein product MDHTLSPLKREEDAQEERLRPLSLSEFQGKEEIKENLRVFIHAARQRGEALDHVFLSGPPGLGKTTLGSIIAHELGVELRITSAPALEKPKDLAGILTTLSPRSVLFIDEIHRLKPAIEEMLYVAMEDYVIDWIIGQGPSARTVRIPVPPFTLVGATTKAGKLATPLVSRFGITFHFNLYEKEDIIKVLRRSARILGLQVEEPAFDLLSSCSRGTPRIANRMLRRARDFAEVYGKGVITPQIVRLTMDRLGIDEAGLEAHDRRILDTIITKFDGGPVGAESLAIALGESVDTLEDFYEPYLIQCGFLQRTPRGRIVTPRGYDHLNIQPRGKDSDDETQRLLF
- the ruvA gene encoding Holliday junction branch migration protein RuvA encodes the protein MLYSLSGVYRGIEGEKVLIETGGLTWEIDVPSSLLSQLPDPGDSLLLHVYLYHREDVLSLIGFASREERRLFLDLLKVQGIGPRQALRIISSVPVPLFREIIQKEDLARLAKTPGIGKKTAQKLLLTLKGSYVRQGTGDTEEAGPHRELVEALVEMGFDRARAERVLPDIIREVSEGEGVEGKEQEILRRAIIRLSE
- the ruvC gene encoding crossover junction endodeoxyribonuclease RuvC, which codes for MKRYLGIDPGLATTGYGVIETDGRGHKYIVAGTIRTSSSHTQSARLLKIFRHVQELLLKYAPEAIIMEELFFARNTTSAFYVAQAMGVVSLAAAMEDIPVYTYAPQMVKQAIVGHGRADKAEIQRFLRLLLDLPDTKMSDHASDALAIALCHVHQHGTPFAIQGGEDAL
- a CDS encoding YebC/PmpR family DNA-binding transcriptional regulator; this encodes MSGHSKWATIRHKKAAMDAKRGKVFTKLIKEISVAARTGGGDPEANPRLRTAILKAKAANMPKENIERAIKKGTGELEGADYTEIVYEAYGPGGVAIIIEALTDNKNRTASEVRHILSKHGGSLGETGCVSYLFKKRGLITFDATKYTEDEIIEAALEAGAEDVSSDGEVIEVLTDPSSFEEVQQGLTEKGFEYETAEISLIPDARITVDKETAEKVLKLIEALEDNDDVQSVSTNLELPDDLTVE